The DNA window CACAGGCTCCCTCGACCGTAGTGACCGCTACGCTCTTCGGTCGCGAGCCCGCGCTGAAGGGGAAATTCCTGCGCCATGATCATGCCCCCTGGTGAGGAATGCGGGCTAACCCAATTCCCGATAGTCCTTAAACCTTCCCCGATCGTCCAGCATCACCACCCCGGCATAGCGGTTGCTGATGAACAGGCTGGGCAGATCGTCGAGTCCGACAGCACCCAACACCACCAGCAACATGCGGATGGGGCCCGCGTGCGCCGTAATCAGCAGGCTGTGTCCTGCTGCCTCCGAACGGAGGCGCCGGGCGAAGGCGTCGGCTCGCCGTTCCAGCTCCCTGAACCCTTCTCCCCCGGGGTAGGGGCGGTCCCGGCAACGGCGATAGTCCAGATAGGCAAAGGTCTCGCGGACCGGCCGTTGCGTGAACCGGCCATAGTCCAGTTCCCGCAGCAACGAGGAGATATGTACCGGACAGTCGAGTGCCAGGGACTCCCTGATGACTTCCGCCGTCTGCAGGGCCCGCCGCAGATCGCTGGAGTAGATCCGATCGAAACGGTGGTCCTTCAGCAAGGCCGCCACCGCCCGGGCGTCTTCCCGACCCTTTGCGGTGAGGCATGAGGGCACTTGTCCGGCCACCAGCTTGCGCAAATTGTGGCTCGATTGGCCGTGGCGGACCAGGCAGATCACAGTGTCAGCCATGCATTTGCCTCAACCGGTTCAGGTTTTTCCCGTAATGGGTCTCTCCGCCCGGCGTCTCCAGGATCATGGGCGTTTGAGCGAAGCGCCGGTCGTTGACCAGGAGCCTGAACCCCTCCGCCCCGATCCGGCCCTCGCCGATATGTTCATGCCGGTCCACCCGGCTCCCCAACT is part of the Acidobacteriota bacterium genome and encodes:
- a CDS encoding histidine phosphatase family protein gives rise to the protein MADTVICLVRHGQSSHNLRKLVAGQVPSCLTAKGREDARAVAALLKDHRFDRIYSSDLRRALQTAEVIRESLALDCPVHISSLLRELDYGRFTQRPVRETFAYLDYRRCRDRPYPGGEGFRELERRADAFARRLRSEAAGHSLLITAHAGPIRMLLVVLGAVGLDDLPSLFISNRYAGVVMLDDRGRFKDYRELG